In the Pseudanabaena sp. BC1403 genome, CCGAAAAGTCAGCTTCTCTTTGGATTGCATCAGTCTGAGGAGTTTGTAAAATGTTTAGGTCAGTTTCTCTTTGGATCGTGCGATCGCTTTGTGAAACACTATCCAAAACAGGTGATTCAGAAAACCTTTGAACTTGTTGAATATTCTGATCACCTTGAGGAATATCATCTACAGGCGAAAAGTCAGATTGTCTTTGTAAAGAACTGGTTTGAGGAGTTTGAGTGACATTTAGGTCAGTTTCTCTTTGGATCGTGAGATCGCTTTGAGAGACACTATCCAAAACAGGCAATTCAGAAAACCTTTGAACTTGTTGAATATTCTGATCGCCTTGAGGAGTATCATCTACAGCCGAAAAGTCAGATTCTCTTTGAATTGCATCAGTCTGAGGAGTTTGTAAAATATTTAGATCAGGCTCTCTTTGGATCGTGTGATCGCCTTGGAATACACTATCCAAAACAGGCAATTCAGAAAACCTTTGAATATTTTGATCACCTTGAGGAGTATCATCTACAGCCGAAAAGTCAGATTCTCTTTGGATTGCATCAGTCTGATGAGTTTGTAAAATATTTAGATCAGTTTCTCTTTGGATCGTGCGATCGCTTTGGGAAGCATTATCCAAAACAGATGATTCAGAAAATCTTTGAATATTTTGATTGCCTTGAGGAGTAGCATCTACAGCCGAAATGTCAGATTCTCTTTGGATTGCATCAGGCTGAGGGGTTTGTGAAATATTTAGGTCAGTTTCTCTTTGGATCGCGCGATCGCTTTGTGAAGCACTATCCAAAACAGGTGATTCAGAAAATCTTTGAACTTGTTGAATATTCTGATCGCCTTGAAGAATAACATCTACAGGCGAAAAGTCAGATTGTCTTTGTAAAGAACTGGTTTGAGGAATTTGTGAAATATTTAGGTCGGTTTCTCTTTGGATCGTGCGATCGCTTTGTGAAGCATTATCCAAAACAGGCGATTCAGAAAATCTTTGAACTTGTTGAATATTCTGATCGCCTTGTGAAATATTACTAACAGCCGAAATGTCAGATTCTCTTTGGATTGCATCAGTCTGAGGAGTTTGTAAAATATTTAGGTCAGGCTCTCGTTGAATCGTGCGATCGCCTTGGAAGACACTATCCAAAACAGGCGATTCAGAAAATCTTTGAACTTGTTGAATATTCTGATCACCTTGAAAAATATCATCTACAGCCGAAAAGTCAGCTTCTCTTTGAATTGCATCAGTCTGAGGGGGGTGTGAAATGTTTAGGTCAGGCTCTCTTTGGATCGTGCGATCACCTTGGGAAACACTATCCAAAACAGGTGATTCAGAAAATCTTTGAACTTGTTGAATATTCTGATCGCCTTGAGGAATAACATCTACAGGCGAAAAGTCAGATTGTCTTTGTAAAGAACTGGTTTGAGGAATTTGTGAAATATTTAGGTCAGTTTCTCTTTGGATCGTGCGATCGCTTTGTGAAGCATTATCCAAAACAGGTGATTCAGAAAATCTTTGAATGTTCTGAACACCTTGCGAAATATCACTGACAGATGAAATGTCAGGCTTTCTTTGTAGAGGACTTATCTGTGGAGTTTGAGTAATATTTGAATCTGACCCTTTGATAGTGCGATCACTATCAAAGACACTATCTAAAACAGGCGACTCAGGGGAGCTTTGAACTTGTCTAATATTCTGATCGCCTTGAGAAATACTATCTATAGCAGAAATATCAGGTTGTCTTTGTATTTCATTAGCTTGTGAAGCAGGAGAGCTTTTTAGAGGTTTCCTTTGAATTGATTTGTCGTTAGAAGAAGCACTTGAAGATAAATTAGTTTGCTGCTTGCGTTGTAGATTGTTCTGGGGAGAAAGAGACTTAGCTTGAATATTAGATTGATTTGTTGCTTGCCCATCAACCGAAGATAGAGAAGTTGGCGCTAAAGGTTGATCGAAAAAAGGAGAATCATCAAATGAATTGTTAAGAGGCTCAAAATCACCATTAAGAGCGACATTATCGGGATTAAATAATGAGACTGCTCCAAGGGGATAGATAAATTTGGGTTGCAAAAATAACTGCCCAAGAGACGGTGGTACAAGCAAAGGCGCATAATTACCTAATGGAATATCATCAGGCATATTTTCATTACTACTTGCCTCAAAAGAACTGTGGGTGTTTTCAGTCATGGTTTAAGAACTGGGGAAAGAACCACTTGATGAATCTCTTGTAACCACTGTAGCTATTCCACCACCTTCAACAGCCACCGTCAAGCCTTCAATTGCTAACCTTAACTCTTCAATAGCAACAGAATTACCATCCGCCTGAAGCGATGGAGCTGTCCAACCGACAGGAACTGCACCAATCAAAGTCCAGCATTGTCTTGTGTCACCAGCTTGATTAAAAAGTAAAATTCGGATATTTCTTCTGCGATTAGTTGTGGCGGTAAACCAGCTCCAGAAACTCAAGTCATTTGTTACACCATGCTTAAGCGTTACTTCAGAGAAAGAAGTGTGCTTGAGAAATATTCTCTGTTGATTATTAACCCCTCCCTCAAAATAAGTATCAAAATCAACTTTGGCACTCAATCCAGAACATTCCGTGAACCCCGCAACAATCGTTGCTGACGGCAACATTTCTACATAAAAATGATTAGTTGTAACATATGATTCTGCTCTAGCGAACTTACTAGTATTTGTCATAATCTCCCCTCATAATTTCTACCGACACGTTCTTTTTGTTGTCGTAATTCATTCGTGAGCAACTCATAAACCCGATCGCTGAGTAATCTGATTTGCAAAGGTTCTTGTAAAACTTTGGCTGCAAACTTGCCTAGCTCTGCCCGTTCTTTGGGTTCGTCAGAATGTTTTCCCATCAACGACTTACCATGTATATGTAAACGTATATTCAAGCGTATATCGTAACCAATTTATATTATACATTGGTTGCCAACCGTATTAGGGCAAACAAAAAAAACTAGAGGTGGTGCTTTGCACCGCCTCTAGTTTTTTTTGGTTTTTCGTTATTTGATTGGAAATTTTAGAGGGATTAGTCCAGTTTGCTTAAGTAGATTTTGGGCTTCTTCGGTTCGCATGATCGAGGCAAACCGCTCAGCGATCGGCAATCGGCGGTTGTCGCGGGTATAGACTACCGAAATTGGATAGGCAAGGGGATAGTTTTGATTGATAAAAGCATTGTAGTTTTGAATGTAACTACCTTTTTCATTGCATAGATCAACGTTGGGTGTAATGTCAGCACCAGTTTTCCAGACTAGAGGTGCAACGAAGGCTCGATAATCATCAGCGATCGCAAGGGGATAGACCGAGCACTGACCAAAAACCTGACTAATTGAGCCAAAGGAAATACTACCAATATTGCGATCCTCAAAGTCTTGGATTACTTGCCGCAATGAATCAAAAATAGATAGCGATTTGATATTTCCATCTTTGATCAAATTTTGGAAAGTCTCGATCGCTATTTTATCTTTCAATACCCGTTTCTCAAAAATCTTGACTGAATCATCATCTAGGGGCATATAGAGCTTCACAGGTAAGTTTGGTCCCCCTAACTGTCGCCAATTGATAATTTCTCCTGTATAGAGTTGGCGTAATTGGGCAAAGGTGAGTCTACCTTCTAGAGAGGTCGGTAAACTGTTATTGCGTTGGGCATAGCTAAAAGCGACAAACACCGTTAAGCCATCGTAGGCAATATCTTGAGTAATAAAGTTACCGCCAAGATTGTCAGACACACTTGAAATAGCAAAGTCGGCTTGGTTTGATAGCAATTGAGTGATCGGGGACTGATCGGCATTTCTATCAACATCAACTGGCTGATAGCTTAATTGGAGTTTCGGCTGGCGTTTTTGGAGCTCATCTTCGAGAGTTGAACCCTTAGCAATCAAATTATTTTGTAAAAGGGTGTAATTCCAAGTTCCATTTTTGTCAGATATATAGGTGAATTTGCCTTCAGGAATATCGGATATTTGGTTAATACAGCAAGGGAAATTGAGGTTAGCAGCTTTGGGCGGCTGTGTTAGCCAGAAATACAGTAACAAAGCTAGCAGTAACAAGAGGATTACGCCGATCGCGATCGCGATTACTTTTTTAGTTAGCCATCCCCACCAATTCTTTTTAACAGGTTCAACTTTCTCTTGGTCAATGAATTCGAGTAGAGCATCGCGATCAATATGTAATCTTAGTAGCGCCCTCCGAGCCACTTCAGCACTGCTATAAGTGGTTTCCCCAAAACCGAGCAAATTCTGAACAAATTTTTTCAGCCCCAGATGAACTTTCCCATCCCAATGGTCTGGGTCGAAGGGATTTAAACAAGAACGATTTTCAAGATCGATGACTCCGCCTTTTAATAGATAGAAAGCGATATAGCCTAAATCTTCGAGATCTCGATTGATGGAATAGGCAGGTGGCTGCACATCGGGAGGATAGAATTGATCTTCCCAAAGTGACATATCATTGAGATAGACTGTAAATCCCTGAAAATTTGATCGAATCGCAATGCTATAAAAGGTTAGATTGCCATGAGGGAGTCCTGAAGTCACCACACCAGAACGCAATCGGTATTTTTGTGAATGTAAGGACTCAAGAGTTTGTAAAGCTTGATTAAGAAACGATTTCACCTGCCAGTTACTCATCGCGCCATGCATATTTAGATAATCAGATAAAGTGAGCGCTTCATCAGTTTTGGGCAGGATCGCATAACAGCGTTCTTCACGAGCATCTGCGATCGCTTCTATCGGTGTAATTAAACGCGCGTCTTGCTTTCGACCATCTGATAATTTGAGCTCTGACGATGCTTCAAAATTACGCTTGCAGGCTCTAGTTTCTTGATCGTTAAAATATTTTTTGGGAATTACGTATTCTTTTAATAAAAAAGGCTCCCCGTCCGTTAAGTTAGTAGCATTATAGAGTCTGCCACTGCCGCGAATGCCGATATAGCTATCAACTTGATATACTCCAGCCCTGCCACGAATCTTGACCTCAGGTGGCAAACTGGCAGGAAATTGACATTTTTTGCAATACTTATTATTAGGATTATCTATGACGGTTTCGTGGGGAATTTCACACCGAAACGGATTTGATTCTTGACATTGGTAGCGGAGAAATTGCGGCTTGATTTGCCAAATTGTCCCCACTCTTTGATCAACAGAAATTTCTTTTAAAATTTCTTTGGTTTCATTCTTTTCGGGTATGCTGATACCTTTAAAAGAGGTAATTGAAGGAGGCGTTATCCCTAAATCATCTCTAAGAAATGGGATCAGAAATTTTAAAGGTTCTGGAACAGCCTTATTTAAGAATTCGACAAACTTATTACCGATCAACCCATCGATAGTGCCAAGAAACTGCCCCCAAAGGTCTGTGATGCGTTTCCAGAATTTTTGCCAAACATTTGGAGACTTCGTAGCCATAGATTGCTTGCCTTATTCTTGTTAAACTATTATCAATTAACTAGGTGTGATTTGCGGCAAAGGTTTGTATTGTTTATACATACTTGTCTAAAGCATATCCCACTACTTTACCCCTATTCAAGATTATGGCAAGAGATCAAGTAGCTCGTCTGTATCGAGCAGCGAAGACAGATTCCCTTCTCAAAGCAAAACTAAATCAAGCTCCTGATCTAGAAAGTTTTGTGGAAATGGCAAAGGCTGAAGGATATGACTTCACGATCGAAGAATGGCAACAGATGACCAACTTTGAGGTCGAAGAATTAAAGTGCCACCTTTCAGAAATTCCTGGTATTTAGTCTAGCTGTTGCTATCAAAAGAAGAGTGGCGTTGCTATGCGCCGCTGCTCTTCTTTTGGTCACTAAATTATGGCTTTACTGGTTTTGGTTTTAAGCGCTCGATCGCGATCGCCTTATTGATCGTAGCTTGCATCTGACTAGGATTAAGCTTTAGGGCTTGCTCAAACGAGACCAAGGCATCGGCATTGCTATTTAGCGCAAGTAAAGCTAGACCCCGACCAGTCCAATAATCGGCATTTTTGACATCGATCGCTAGTGCTCGGCTATAGGCTGTAACAGCTTCGACGTTGCGACCAAGGGACATCATGGCTAGACCCCGATTAAACCAAGCTGTGTCTGATTTGGGATTAATGCCCAATGCCTGTTGACTTGCCATCAATGATTCTTGAAATCGATTGAGCCGCCAGAGTAAAGCCGATTTATTTGTCCAAATATCTGCCAAGAAGATTTGGCTACCGATATTTGCATCGCCTTCAATGGCTTTGTCATAGGCTTTGAGCGCCTCTTCTGTGCGCCCCAATGAGGTAAGAATGCGCCCATGATTAAACCACCCAAATGATGAATTTTGATTCAGGGCGATCGCTTGATTAGTTGACGACAGCGCTAAGTCAAAACGCCCCAAAGCCCATAGGGTTGCTGCTCGATTGCCCCAAAAGCTAGCTTGGCTTGGCTGTAGGGAGATCGCCCGATTTGCCGAAGCTAGTGCCTCTTCGTACTTGCCCAAACCGTTGAGAGCATTAGCTCTCTGATCCCATGCCCAAGCTGGCCCCAGATAGTCCCATTGTTGATCTCCTTCTTGGAGTGCAGAGTTACAGGCAACTAGGGCTTCTTTATATTGGCGGAGCTGGTTAAGGGCAGCGCAGGAGTTAGCTAAGGCGAGGGAATATTTTTCTTTTGCCTTGAGAGACCATTCTTGTGAAGCCAAAGCTTCGGCATAACGCCCCAATCTCCATAAAATCATCCCCTGTTCTGCCCATGCCTGAGCATTTGTCGGCTCGATCGCTACAGCTTTGTCATAGGAAAATAGAGCTTCATCAAAGCGTTTTAACTGATTCTGGACTTTGCCTTTAGTTTTCCATGCGATCGCAGGTGTGGATTTGCCCCAGTTAGCATTTACCTTAATGGCGCGATCGCAGTCTTGGATGGCATCGGCAGCGCGATCAAGGGCAACAAAAATGTCGCAACGTTCTGTAAGTGCTAGAGAATAATTCGGATTTGAACGAATGGCAAGCCCCAGTGACTCTAATGCCTCCGCCATTTTTCCCTCCCGTTTCAGCAATGCTCCTTGGATGTACCACACCATCGCAGGGGAGGCATCTGCCCAGTTCTGGTCGAGTCGTAGGGCAAGTTCGCAGGAAGCGATCGCATCTTCATAGCGTTCTAGTTCCATCAGTGCCCCACAACGTTTTGCTAAACCACCTGAGTTATCGGGTTTCAGTTTAATAAAGCGATCATAGGACACCACCGCTTCGATATTCATCCCTAACCCAGACATGGCATCGCCCCGCTCTAGCCAAGCGATCGGCTCATTGGTATTTAGGGTAATCGCCTGATTGCAAGCATCGATAGCCTCTTTGTATTTGCGAGACTTGACCAAAGAACTACAAAGTGATGCCCAATAGTCAAAATCCTGTAACTTCTCTTGAGCGATCGCAGTCGGTGCGATCGGCAAGTTTAGCAGCACAACCATGAGCAACCAAAACCGCTTGCCTTGTTTGAATGACTGAAAAAAAGAACGCAAAATCATTGGTAATCCCAATTTCTCAACCCCAGGTCTAGCAAAAGTTGTCACCAAATACGACCTGTAATCTGATGACAACTTTTCATATCCACATTAATTTATCATTATGACTTACGAAGTTGGCAGTTGTGTAGTGGGCAAAGCCCACTACACAACTGTTAATTAGGATTAATTAGGATGCTTTTACTCAATCGAGGTCTGAAAATGAGCATTTTGGCTAGGGTGTTATTTTCGGGATTTCTGGCGACGATCGCGATCGCTTTACCCTTTGCTGCTTTGGCTGATCCTAGTAGCGATCGTATCCAAACCCTCAATCGTCAACGCCTGATCGAAACCAATCGTTGTCAGGGCTGTAATTTACAAAATACAGACTTGAATGGGCTGAAACTGATTGGGGCAGATTTAAATAAAGCTAATCTCCAAGGTGCAAACCTGCGAAGTGTTGATCTTCGGGGCGCAAATTTGCAAGGAACAAATCTTACCTATGCTGATCTTAGTTATGCCGATTTGCGGCTTGCTAATTTTGGTCAGGCCAATTTGACGGGGGCAAATCTGAGCAATGCATATTTACTTGAGGCTTCTTTTCGCCAGAGCAATCTCCAAGATGCGAATCTGACTGACAGCTATGCGGATGGCAATGTCGATGTATTTACGTCTGTGCGCCAATTTGTCGATCTTGAAGGGGCGAATTTATTTAGAGCCAATCTGACCAATGCCAAGCTAGGTTTTGCCAATCTCGAAGGGGCAAATCTTAGTGAAGTAAATTTAGTTGATGCTTATCTAGAAAATGCTTCATTAATCAATACAAATTTAACAAAAGCGAAGTTGTGTAACACAACCCTGCAAGATGGAGCGGTAAACAATCAGAATTGTCGTTAATTTTTGTAATTATGCGAGAATATGTGATGCCAAATATTATGTATGTGATATATTAAGGTGTCTTAGTAAGTAGATCTAGGGGTTGCTAATATGCCACATACTTACGATAACGAAAAAAAGCCTTCGCAATCCACGTTTTCATTCAAACCCACAGCTTCATTTTTACAAACTAGAGCCTTCGCGCCACTACAGACGGATTTGGATGAAGATGCTCCACGTCGATCTGGATACACTGAGAATTTTCTAGAAAAAATAATTAATCAGCGCGGTACTGAGTCGGCAGATACGCCAGTCCAATCAAAGCCAATGAACCGCTTGATGAAGCCGCTTCAATCCAAGCGTATGGCGATCCAAGCCAAGCTGAGTATTGGCGAGCCGAATGATAAGTATGAGCAGGAAGCAGATGCCACTGCCTCTAAAGTTGTCCAACAGATAAATTCGCCAACTCAGGAGCAATCTATCCAACGAGAAGAGTCGCTGGAAGAAGAAGATGAAGAATTGCAAATGAAGCCAATCTCTTCAATCCAACGAGGAATGATGGAAGAAGAAGAGGATGAATTGCAAATGAAGTCTTTGCTCCAGAGACGAGGAGATATTGATGGTGGAGAAGCTTCGACTGATTTAGAGTCATCAATTCAAAGTGCGAGAGGTAGTGGTCAATCTCTAGATTCTAATCTGCAAGCGAAGATGGGACAGGCGATGGGAGCAGACTTTAGCAGGGTGAAAGTCCATACAGATTTGCAATCTGATCAGTTAAATCAATCGATCCAAGCCAAAGCATTTACCACAGGTCAAGATGTCTTCTTTCGGCAAGGAGAATATAATCCTAGTAGCAAGAATGGTCAGGAGTTGATCGCTCATGAATTGACGCATGTGGTACAGCAAAATGGGGAAGCAGTGAGGAGATCGCCAGAACAATCGGAAAACCTGGCTCAAAATAGTGAATTTGATGTTAAATCAAAGGCAATTCGCATCGCGACAAGCCCTAGGCCACTACCAGACATCTCGCCGAAGCAACAAAATTCCGCACCAGTGATCCAAAGAATGGTGGGAATCAATTCAAAGGGAATCACCAATGAAATTAAATCTCTTATAGGTGATCCTAATAATATGGATAAACTGACCCAAGCCTATACCTTCATGCAACACATATCATGGGCAAATAACATAGTGGGAGGACCTATATTTGATATGAGCAAGCCAGCTTTCAACAAATTAGGCAATGAAAATTTAATATTGGTGGCTCATGGAGTCGAGGGAAAGTCAGGTCATTTTAATGGTCAACAGATTGGTAAATTTCTAGCAGACGAAAACAATGGCGTACCTAAGGATTGGCCACACAATGTATATATAAGCTCCTGTTATTCAGGAGCGGGTGTAACCCCCCTAGTAAAGGATGTAGCAGAAGAACTGGGCAAACTTGGTAAAAAGAATATTAAAGTCACGGGCTATACAGGAACAACTGTAACTCATAAAGAATTTGATGAGTTTATCTTTGTAGTCAATCCCAATAAAGAACAAGAATTTAAAAATGTTTCGGATAGAGTAAAAATTAAATATCAGCACTTATTCACAGAATGGTGGAAAAAAATGCAAGAATTAAGTCCTGATAATATTCTAGAGATGGCTGATTACACATCTAATCTGACGGCTGAGGCTTACAGAGAAATTATTGAGGAAGCTTCAAAACAGGATATCTTTTTAGATGAGGAACATGGCGAAGTTTCCCATAAATCATGAATAGTGCGATCGCTATCGCGTAGGTTGGGTTGAAGAATGAAACCCAACACCAACAGGCGTTATATGCAATGTGATTAACTGTTGGGTATCGCTGACGCTCCACCCAACCTACTTTTTATAATTTCGCATTTTTAAAATTGGCAACAGGCGATCGCATTTCTAGTCATTGATTTGTGGCTGATGCGATCGCCTGCTAAACTGCCTGAAACATCTCAACATTTGCCATAAACGAAATTCTCAAACTACAATAGAACTAAACATACGTTGTACCTTCGTTGGTGCATCTCAGGCTTATGGAATCTATTGCGATCGCTAGCCCCCTAGACACTTTTCTCCAGCAGCCCAACATTGAAACCTCACCTGCTTGGGAATTTATCCACGGGCAAGCCCAACAAAAAACGATGCCAACACTGTTTCATTCCCGCCTTCAGCGCAACCTAGTTAACAGGATCAACAGCCAAACCCAAACATACGAAGCCATTCAAGAACTGCGCTGCATTGTGCCACCACTATCCCCCGTCCCAGACATTACCGTGGTTAAAAGCGATCGGCTTACAGAAGTCGATGGACCACTGCAAGGAGCGCCAGACTGGCTGATTGAAATTCGCTCCCCCGACCAAAACACATTAGAGCTACAAAACAAAATCCTACACTGCTTGATCAACGGCACTCAACTAGCTTGGCTAATTGATATTCAGCGAAAGCAAATCTGGGTTTGGGAAAAATCTGAACTGCCATTAATTTATTCTGGAACCGATATACTTCCAACCCTTGGCAATATCTCAAACCTCACAGTAGAAATGATCATGGCAATGACCCAGCAGCGGTGACACTTGCCTAGCTGTTGGCGATCATCGCCAACAGCTAGGCAAGCTACTTTCTATAATTTCCTGTTTTCAAAATTGGCAATAGGCGATCGCAGTTCTAGTCATTGATTTTTGAGCGAATTAAATTTTGTTGAGGTAAATCTCGAAAATGCCTAATTAATCAATATAAATTTAACAAATGCGAAATTATGTAATACGACCTTGCAAGATATGGCAATAAACAACCAAAATTGTCGTTAATTATTCTTAATTGTGCGAGAATATGCAATATCAAAATATGTGCTGTGTCTGAATAAGAAGATTTAGAGGTTAGTGACATGAAGCGTAAATACGATTACGAAAAAAAGCCTTCCCAATCCACGGCTTCAGTCCAACCCAAAGCAACATATTTACAAACTAGAGGCTTCGCGCCGCTACAGACAGATGTGGATGAAGATGCTACCTTTCGACCATCTGGATACACTGAGAATTTTCTAGAAAAAATAATTAATCAGCGTGGCACTGAGTCGTCTGATACGCCAGTCCAAGCAAAGCCAATGAACCGCTTGAAGGCTTTTCAATCTAAGCGTATGGCGATTCAAGCTAAGCTGAGTATTGGTGAGCCAAATGATAAGTATGAGCAGGAAGCAGATGCCACTGCCTCTAAAGTTGTTCAGCAGATAAATTCAACACCACAGGATAAATCTGTCCAAAAGCAGGAGGCGATGCAATCTGAAGATGATGAATTGCAAATGAAGCCTGCGATTTCAAAGATTCAGCGTCAAGAAGTAATGGAAGATGATGAATTGCAAATGAAGCCTCTCTCTGATTCTATCCAACGAGAGGAAGCAGTAGAAGAGGAGGAAGAAGATATCCAAATGAAGCCAATGCTTCAGCGACGGGAGGCAGTTGGTGGCGGTGATGCGTCTGAGGAACTGGAAAGATCGATACAGCAA is a window encoding:
- a CDS encoding phage tail protein, translating into MTNTSKFARAESYVTTNHFYVEMLPSATIVAGFTECSGLSAKVDFDTYFEGGVNNQQRIFLKHTSFSEVTLKHGVTNDLSFWSWFTATTNRRRNIRILLFNQAGDTRQCWTLIGAVPVGWTAPSLQADGNSVAIEELRLAIEGLTVAVEGGGIATVVTRDSSSGSFPSS
- a CDS encoding substrate-binding domain-containing protein gives rise to the protein MATKSPNVWQKFWKRITDLWGQFLGTIDGLIGNKFVEFLNKAVPEPLKFLIPFLRDDLGITPPSITSFKGISIPEKNETKEILKEISVDQRVGTIWQIKPQFLRYQCQESNPFRCEIPHETVIDNPNNKYCKKCQFPASLPPEVKIRGRAGVYQVDSYIGIRGSGRLYNATNLTDGEPFLLKEYVIPKKYFNDQETRACKRNFEASSELKLSDGRKQDARLITPIEAIADAREERCYAILPKTDEALTLSDYLNMHGAMSNWQVKSFLNQALQTLESLHSQKYRLRSGVVTSGLPHGNLTFYSIAIRSNFQGFTVYLNDMSLWEDQFYPPDVQPPAYSINRDLEDLGYIAFYLLKGGVIDLENRSCLNPFDPDHWDGKVHLGLKKFVQNLLGFGETTYSSAEVARRALLRLHIDRDALLEFIDQEKVEPVKKNWWGWLTKKVIAIAIGVILLLLLALLLYFWLTQPPKAANLNFPCCINQISDIPEGKFTYISDKNGTWNYTLLQNNLIAKGSTLEDELQKRQPKLQLSYQPVDVDRNADQSPITQLLSNQADFAISSVSDNLGGNFITQDIAYDGLTVFVAFSYAQRNNSLPTSLEGRLTFAQLRQLYTGEIINWRQLGGPNLPVKLYMPLDDDSVKIFEKRVLKDKIAIETFQNLIKDGNIKSLSIFDSLRQVIQDFEDRNIGSISFGSISQVFGQCSVYPLAIADDYRAFVAPLVWKTGADITPNVDLCNEKGSYIQNYNAFINQNYPLAYPISVVYTRDNRRLPIAERFASIMRTEEAQNLLKQTGLIPLKFPIK
- a CDS encoding Nif11-like leader peptide family natural product precursor; this encodes MARDQVARLYRAAKTDSLLKAKLNQAPDLESFVEMAKAEGYDFTIEEWQQMTNFEVEELKCHLSEIPGI
- a CDS encoding tetratricopeptide repeat protein, producing MTTFARPGVEKLGLPMILRSFFQSFKQGKRFWLLMVVLLNLPIAPTAIAQEKLQDFDYWASLCSSLVKSRKYKEAIDACNQAITLNTNEPIAWLERGDAMSGLGMNIEAVVSYDRFIKLKPDNSGGLAKRCGALMELERYEDAIASCELALRLDQNWADASPAMVWYIQGALLKREGKMAEALESLGLAIRSNPNYSLALTERCDIFVALDRAADAIQDCDRAIKVNANWGKSTPAIAWKTKGKVQNQLKRFDEALFSYDKAVAIEPTNAQAWAEQGMILWRLGRYAEALASQEWSLKAKEKYSLALANSCAALNQLRQYKEALVACNSALQEGDQQWDYLGPAWAWDQRANALNGLGKYEEALASANRAISLQPSQASFWGNRAATLWALGRFDLALSSTNQAIALNQNSSFGWFNHGRILTSLGRTEEALKAYDKAIEGDANIGSQIFLADIWTNKSALLWRLNRFQESLMASQQALGINPKSDTAWFNRGLAMMSLGRNVEAVTAYSRALAIDVKNADYWTGRGLALLALNSNADALVSFEQALKLNPSQMQATINKAIAIERLKPKPVKP
- a CDS encoding pentapeptide repeat-containing protein; translated protein: MSILARVLFSGFLATIAIALPFAALADPSSDRIQTLNRQRLIETNRCQGCNLQNTDLNGLKLIGADLNKANLQGANLRSVDLRGANLQGTNLTYADLSYADLRLANFGQANLTGANLSNAYLLEASFRQSNLQDANLTDSYADGNVDVFTSVRQFVDLEGANLFRANLTNAKLGFANLEGANLSEVNLVDAYLENASLINTNLTKAKLCNTTLQDGAVNNQNCR
- a CDS encoding DUF4157 domain-containing protein codes for the protein MPHTYDNEKKPSQSTFSFKPTASFLQTRAFAPLQTDLDEDAPRRSGYTENFLEKIINQRGTESADTPVQSKPMNRLMKPLQSKRMAIQAKLSIGEPNDKYEQEADATASKVVQQINSPTQEQSIQREESLEEEDEELQMKPISSIQRGMMEEEEDELQMKSLLQRRGDIDGGEASTDLESSIQSARGSGQSLDSNLQAKMGQAMGADFSRVKVHTDLQSDQLNQSIQAKAFTTGQDVFFRQGEYNPSSKNGQELIAHELTHVVQQNGEAVRRSPEQSENLAQNSEFDVKSKAIRIATSPRPLPDISPKQQNSAPVIQRMVGINSKGITNEIKSLIGDPNNMDKLTQAYTFMQHISWANNIVGGPIFDMSKPAFNKLGNENLILVAHGVEGKSGHFNGQQIGKFLADENNGVPKDWPHNVYISSCYSGAGVTPLVKDVAEELGKLGKKNIKVTGYTGTTVTHKEFDEFIFVVNPNKEQEFKNVSDRVKIKYQHLFTEWWKKMQELSPDNILEMADYTSNLTAEAYREIIEEASKQDIFLDEEHGEVSHKS
- a CDS encoding Uma2 family endonuclease — encoded protein: MESIAIASPLDTFLQQPNIETSPAWEFIHGQAQQKTMPTLFHSRLQRNLVNRINSQTQTYEAIQELRCIVPPLSPVPDITVVKSDRLTEVDGPLQGAPDWLIEIRSPDQNTLELQNKILHCLINGTQLAWLIDIQRKQIWVWEKSELPLIYSGTDILPTLGNISNLTVEMIMAMTQQR